The Pseudolabrys sp. FHR47 genome contains a region encoding:
- a CDS encoding TRAP transporter large permease: MALLFVAFFVLLIVGVPIFIALGLSSLIYTHFISGIPDFVVLHRMAGGVDSFPLLAVPFFILAGNLMNSAGITNRIFGFATAAVGWLRGGLGHVNVVGSVIFAGMSGTAVADAGGLGTIEIKAMRDHGYPTNFSVGITAASSTIGPIIPPSLPMVIFGVMANTSIGQLFAAGFVPGLLMAASLMIYTTWFARRHGIGSDQAFRWLELGRSFLAAVPALMTPAIIIGGMTFGWFTPTEAAIAACVWALILGAFLYRTLTLKQFYKITLDTIETTAAVLLIVGAASLFGWVLTTTQVTDKFAALVLSITDDPLLILLIINVLLLIVGCFMETIAAISILVPVLMPVVLKVGIDPVQFGVIMVLNLMIGLLTPPVGMVLFILARVANIPFDRTVRAVSPFLIPLLIVLLLITAIPELTLVVPQYFYR, translated from the coding sequence ATGGCTCTTCTGTTCGTTGCTTTCTTCGTATTGCTGATTGTCGGCGTTCCGATCTTCATCGCGCTCGGTCTGTCGTCGTTGATCTACACTCATTTCATTTCTGGCATTCCAGACTTCGTCGTGCTGCATCGAATGGCGGGCGGCGTCGACAGCTTCCCGTTGCTGGCGGTGCCGTTCTTCATCCTGGCCGGCAATCTCATGAATTCGGCTGGCATCACGAACCGAATTTTCGGCTTCGCGACGGCCGCGGTGGGCTGGCTGCGTGGCGGTCTCGGTCACGTGAATGTCGTCGGCTCGGTGATTTTCGCCGGTATGTCGGGAACCGCTGTGGCGGATGCCGGCGGCCTCGGTACCATTGAGATCAAGGCGATGCGCGATCATGGCTATCCGACGAATTTTTCCGTCGGCATCACGGCCGCGTCCTCGACCATCGGGCCGATCATTCCGCCGTCGCTGCCGATGGTGATATTCGGCGTCATGGCCAACACCTCGATCGGTCAGTTGTTCGCCGCCGGGTTTGTGCCGGGGTTGCTGATGGCAGCGTCGCTGATGATCTATACGACCTGGTTTGCGCGGCGGCACGGCATCGGCAGCGACCAGGCATTCCGCTGGCTTGAGCTTGGCCGGTCGTTCCTGGCGGCCGTTCCGGCGTTGATGACGCCGGCGATCATTATCGGCGGAATGACCTTCGGCTGGTTCACGCCGACCGAGGCGGCGATCGCCGCTTGCGTCTGGGCGCTCATCCTCGGCGCGTTTCTCTATCGCACGCTGACGCTCAAGCAGTTCTATAAAATTACGCTCGACACGATCGAGACCACCGCGGCGGTTCTGTTGATCGTGGGCGCAGCCTCGCTGTTCGGCTGGGTCCTGACGACGACGCAGGTGACTGACAAATTCGCGGCGCTGGTCCTGTCGATCACCGACGACCCCCTGCTGATCCTGCTGATCATCAACGTCCTGTTGTTGATCGTTGGCTGTTTCATGGAGACCATCGCTGCCATCTCGATCCTGGTACCAGTTCTGATGCCTGTCGTCCTCAAGGTCGGCATCGATCCGGTGCAGTTCGGGGTCATCATGGTGCTGAACCTGATGATCGGGCTGCTGACACCACCGGTCGGCATGGTGTTGTTCATCCTGGCGAGGGTCGCCAACATTCCCTTCGACCGGACGGTGAGGGCGGTGTCGCCGTTTCTCATTCCGCTGCTGATCGTGCTGTTGCTGATCACGGCGATCCCCGAACTGACGCTGGTTGTGCCTCAGTATTTCTATCGCTGA
- a CDS encoding sialic acid TRAP transporter substrate-binding protein SiaP: MSKISARLIMGAAITLAVAGFAGPSSAQTKLKWAHVYETSEPYHAQALWAGEEIKKRTGGRYEIQVFPASQLGNENQINEGLGLGTVDIIYTGTSFAGSIHKPLAISGAPFMMRDFNHWKAYRDSKLFRDIAKGYEDKTKHKIVALTYYGERMVTANKAITKPEDMKGMKLRVPPAPLYLMFAKSVGANATPIAFAEVYLALQQKTVDGQENPLPTIMAKKFYEVQTHVMLTGHIIESLLSIVGATTWSKLSDADKKVFEEVLAQAAAKASDEIRTSEQKTADQLRQLGKTVVQVDRAAFRNAAIALHNDASAGAGWSKAEYDALQALK, translated from the coding sequence ATGTCCAAGATTTCTGCGCGCCTCATTATGGGCGCGGCGATCACGCTTGCCGTTGCCGGCTTTGCCGGTCCGTCTTCGGCCCAGACCAAGCTGAAATGGGCTCACGTCTATGAGACGTCCGAGCCGTACCATGCCCAGGCCCTCTGGGCTGGCGAAGAAATCAAGAAGCGGACCGGTGGCCGCTACGAAATCCAGGTCTTTCCGGCTTCTCAGCTCGGCAACGAGAACCAGATCAACGAAGGCCTGGGGCTCGGCACCGTCGATATTATATACACGGGCACGTCGTTCGCCGGTTCGATCCACAAGCCGCTCGCCATCTCCGGCGCGCCGTTCATGATGCGCGACTTCAATCACTGGAAGGCCTATCGCGACAGCAAGCTGTTTCGCGATATCGCCAAAGGTTACGAAGACAAGACCAAGCACAAGATCGTGGCCCTGACTTACTATGGCGAACGCATGGTCACTGCCAACAAGGCCATAACCAAGCCCGAGGATATGAAGGGCATGAAGCTGCGCGTGCCGCCCGCGCCGCTTTATCTGATGTTTGCCAAGTCGGTTGGCGCCAACGCCACGCCGATCGCCTTCGCCGAAGTCTATCTCGCTCTTCAGCAAAAGACCGTGGACGGTCAGGAAAATCCGCTGCCGACCATCATGGCCAAGAAGTTCTACGAAGTGCAGACGCACGTGATGCTGACTGGCCACATCATCGAATCGCTGCTCTCGATCGTCGGCGCGACGACCTGGTCCAAGCTCTCGGACGCCGACAAGAAGGTGTTCGAGGAGGTGTTGGCGCAGGCCGCGGCCAAGGCGTCGGACGAAATCCGCACCAGCGAGCAGAAGACGGCCGATCAACTTCGTCAGCTTGGCAAGACGGTGGTTCAGGTCGACCGCGCGGCCTTCCGCAACGCGGCGATCGCGCTCCATAACGACGCCAGCGCCGGCGCCGGTTGGAGCAAGGCCGAATACGACGCCCTGCAGGCGCTGAAGTAA
- a CDS encoding TRAP transporter small permease has product MTGVNSADGAAKDAGSEPLIVAHDEEVVIEHHPEDWLAFVLFWALASIVFLQFYTRYILNDSLAWTEEIARYGLMWITFIGGGIVVRKQANIAVEVLLHFASKPVRRLLLVVIDIIKLGFIALLAYFSVTITERMAVQTMTVIDWPMSYVYGGVAVGCFLMFARQIQCFWRNARDGWRAASENVGTGVQID; this is encoded by the coding sequence ATGACCGGAGTAAATTCCGCCGACGGTGCCGCGAAGGACGCCGGCAGCGAGCCGTTGATCGTTGCTCACGATGAGGAAGTCGTCATCGAGCATCATCCCGAAGACTGGCTTGCCTTCGTGCTGTTCTGGGCGCTGGCATCGATCGTCTTTCTGCAGTTCTACACGCGCTACATCCTTAACGACAGCCTGGCCTGGACCGAAGAGATCGCGCGCTACGGATTGATGTGGATCACCTTCATCGGTGGCGGCATCGTCGTGCGCAAGCAGGCCAACATTGCCGTCGAGGTTCTGCTGCATTTCGCGTCGAAGCCGGTTCGGCGCCTTCTTCTCGTGGTCATCGACATCATCAAGCTCGGCTTTATTGCGCTGCTTGCCTACTTCTCGGTGACGATAACGGAACGGATGGCTGTGCAAACCATGACCGTGATCGACTGGCCGATGTCCTACGTCTATGGCGGTGTCGCCGTCGGTTGCTTCCTGATGTTCGCCAGGCAGATCCAGTGCTTCTGGCGTAACGCCCGCGACGGCTGGCGCGCGGCATCGGAGAACGTCGGCACCGGCGTGCAGATCGATTGA